The Microlunatus antarcticus genome window below encodes:
- a CDS encoding proline racemase family protein yields the protein MSAAPSTSSGNVSSVRTTDYHTGGEPFRIVVEPPVEIPGTDVADRRARAIGDTDADALRRLLCFEPRGHADMYGGFLVPPDDAGADLGVLFWHKDGFSTACGHGTIALGAWAVESGRVAAPTDGVTDVVVDVPSGRVTARVHTVGGLVEAVDFVNVPSYVVETGIEVPTAYGPVVVDVACGGALYASLDVASVGLHVEPGSITELIAFGREVKRALVDHPAARHARDERLSGIYGTILFEDLGERPEGPHQRNVTIFADGEVDRSPCGSGTASRVASLAASGVLGPDQVLTHDSIVGSRFVARVLEHTTADGFPAVVPSITGTAHRTGEHEFVGDPRDTLPGFVLR from the coding sequence GTGTCTGCAGCCCCTTCGACAAGCTCAGGGAACGTCTCCTCGGTCCGGACGACCGACTACCACACCGGGGGTGAACCCTTCCGGATCGTGGTCGAACCACCGGTCGAGATCCCCGGCACCGACGTCGCCGACCGGCGGGCGCGGGCGATCGGGGACACCGACGCCGACGCGCTCCGCCGGTTGCTGTGCTTCGAACCGCGGGGGCACGCCGACATGTACGGCGGGTTCCTCGTGCCGCCGGACGACGCCGGGGCGGACCTCGGGGTCCTGTTCTGGCACAAGGACGGCTTCTCCACCGCCTGCGGCCACGGGACGATCGCCCTCGGCGCCTGGGCCGTGGAGTCCGGCCGCGTCGCGGCGCCCACCGACGGCGTGACCGACGTCGTTGTGGACGTGCCGTCCGGCCGGGTCACCGCCCGCGTCCACACGGTCGGCGGGCTCGTCGAGGCGGTCGACTTCGTCAATGTGCCCAGCTACGTCGTGGAGACCGGGATCGAGGTGCCCACCGCGTACGGGCCGGTCGTCGTCGACGTGGCCTGCGGGGGAGCGCTCTACGCCAGCCTCGACGTCGCCTCGGTCGGGCTGCACGTCGAGCCGGGGAGCATCACCGAGCTGATCGCCTTCGGGCGCGAGGTGAAGCGGGCCCTCGTCGACCACCCCGCCGCGCGCCACGCGCGCGACGAGCGGCTGAGCGGCATCTACGGGACGATCCTCTTCGAGGACCTCGGCGAGCGTCCCGAGGGGCCCCACCAGCGGAACGTGACGATCTTCGCCGACGGCGAGGTCGACCGTTCGCCCTGCGGCTCGGGCACCGCGTCCCGCGTCGCGAGCCTTGCCGCCTCGGGCGTGCTCGGTCCCGACCAGGTGCTGACGCACGACTCGATCGTCGGCTCCCGCTTCGTCGCCCGCGTCCTCGAGCACACGACCGCGGACGGCTTCCCCGCCGTCGTCCCGTCGATCACCGGCACCGCGCACCGTACGGGTGAGCACGAGTTCGTGGGGGACCCGAGGGACACCCTGCCGGGCTTCGTCCTCCGCTGA